The Nicotiana tabacum cultivar K326 chromosome 1, ASM71507v2, whole genome shotgun sequence genome segment GCTGAAACTCGGAAATTTTGAGTTGGAATTTATTATACAGAGTCAGAAATATCAAAATTCTCATTTTCCTTGGAATTTTTTTATAAAGGTACGTTTGTTTGAAATATTTGGTGATCTTGAACAATAAAATTGGAACTTTTCATTTTTATTGTGATTATTGATCTGGGTATGTGCTGAAATGTTATGTTTCTTTTACTCCACTGTGAGAGATTGAAAATTTCTGATTGAATTTATGATATCTTTAATCTTGTACACAATTTCATTTTCATGACCAATATTTATTTGGGTATCTGCTGAAAGATAGATACTGTTCTTTGAATTTATGATTATCATGAATTAAAATTTCATAATGCAGAACTGAGATATTTTCATTTTCATATCTTGATCTGCTTATTTTTTGGATTTGCAGTTTCTAAAGGCCCCCTTTGGCTGAACTTTTGGGAAGATAAGGAGAAGTCTGAAttttgatgatattgagttgGAAACTCATATTCAGATATAGAAATTTGCTTTTAGGTAGAGAAAAATGGGGGTGGATTATTACAACGTTTTGAACGTGGGGAAGACAGCGACAGATGATGATCTGAAGAAGGCTTACAGGAAATTGGCAATGAAATGGCATCCTGATAAGAACCCCAACAACAAGAAGGAAGCTGAGGCTCAGTTCAAGCAAATATCTGAGGCCTATGAAGTTTGTCACACTTaccctttctttatttttaaatgtgCATATATCTATAGAAATGTTCATAATCACGCATTTAACTGTAGTAATAATACAGAAAAAATCGAATGATTCTTGTGTATTCTGTTGTTGCTTAGGTATAATGTGTATGAAGTTTCGTTCTTAAACCTTCGTGAAGTTTGAAGGATCTATCTACCGCGAAACTTTGTGCTAATTTTGTGAAAATGACAGTATAACTACAAGGAAAATCTTTGGAAGTCCCACTTTATGAAAACTATGATACTAAAGATGCTAGAAGGAACAAAACATTATTTCCTTTCACTATCCTTCAAATTCTGTGTAATTGAAAGCTCTTTGTTTGGTAGCAGTTGGTTTGGCCTAGTCAGCTCTGGGGCTTCTGTTTCTGCTATCAACCGAGGTTCAAATCTTGTAGCGATGGCTATAATGATTTTGTCATAACTCTAGTGGTTGTTGAATTGATTGCTCCTCACCCCTTTCTAAGCaaaaaagaaagatttttttttttttttttttgtaatttttatgctTTAGTGTATTATTGTCTCTGACTTTTCTTTAGGACAGATGTTATTGAGCCTCCACCTATTATAATTGAGTCATTTAACCAATTGTGAATCTTGAAAGAATCAAAGATATGATATATGCAGTAATTCTAATGATCATAAGATCTTGGTGTCATGCATTCTTACTATCAAGTTTTACTCCTTTCGTTCAGATTTTAAGTGATCCTCAAAAAAGACAAGTCTATGATCAGTATGGTGAGGAAGGTCTTAAAGACATGCCGTCACCTGGATCTAGCGGTAATCCTCGAAACGCTGAAGATATTTTTGCAGAATTCTTTGGGAGCAGCCCATTTGGATTTGGGTCAGCTGGAGTAAAGTCGACGAGATTCTCATCAGAAGGAAGCAGTTTGTTTGGGGGATTTGGTGGGGGTGAGAATATTTTTAGAACAGCGAGTGATGGAACGGGTGCTACTATGCCCAAAAAACCACCACCAGTGGAGAGTAAATTGCCTTGCAGCCTTGAGGAGCTTTACTCTGGATCTACAAGGAAAATGAAGATCTCTAGAACTGTGGTTGATGCGAACGGGTAATCACATTACATTCCTTTTCCCTCCTTCCTTCTTTCCATTGTTTTAGAATGTTCTTTTTATGTTACTAAAAGAAAAGAATACGTTTTACATAAATATTAGATGAATATCTTTCTTTTCGAGCCGAggatctattggaaacagcctctctaccttcaaggtaggagtaaggtctgcgtacatactaccttccccagaccccacttatgggattatacggggtttgttgttgttgtatttgatGAATATCTTTCTGCTTTGCTACCCTTCCTAAAAGGGGAGCATTCAAAAGCTCTCCTCACTTTAGTTCAGATATCTTTATGCATATAACGACCACTGAGGAATCTTAAAAAGAAAATGGTGGACCGTCCCTGCCAGTtgaacccgaaatgaaaagaagTCCCATGTGCAGTCagattatttgaattttaaactatgaATGAACAAGGAGCTTGTAATGTTAAGTTGCTTAGCATTGAAACTGATATAAGTACAGATTTTGGTTCTTGGCATATAGTTGCATTTGTTGTATAAAGAAAATCAGCTCTACGAATAAAACCTTATCGCATGTGTTATCTGCTGTGTTTTGATGGAACTGAAATGCATTTTGCTAAGAATTCCGTAAAATATACAAACAAATGTTTCTCCTATTCTACCATATAATATATTTGACGTGATTTATCTTTGCTGGAAAATTAATACGAGAGTTATTGCAGGCTGTTAGTGACAGAAACGGAGATTTTAACGATTGATGTAAAACCTGGCTGGAAGAAAGGGACAAAGATAACATTCCCAGACAAAGGAAATGAGCAGTTGAACCAGCTTCCAGCAGACCTCGTGTTTGTAATCGACGAGAAGCCCCACGACGTTTACAAGAGAGACGGGAATGACCTTATTAGGAACTATACAGTAACATTAGCAGAGGCATTGGGAGGAACTACTGTCAACCTCACAACGTTAGATGGTCGCGAGTTGACAATTCCAGTGAATGAAATTGTGAAACCTGGTTATGAGCTTGTGGTTGAAAAAGAAGGCATGCCAATCACAAAGGAACCTGGCAACAGAGGTGATTTAAAGATCAAGTTTGAAGTTAAATTTCCTACAAGATTGACAACTGAACAACGAGCTGCCCTTAAGCGCGCTTTGGGAGGTTGAAGCTGCTAAAATCCAAGATTCCAAGTAAATTCAGAATCACATTAGAAATATAGGATGTTGCATTCAttgtaacaaaaaaaaagttcTTCTTGACACATGTTTGGGACTCCTCAAAGATGAGATGCCCAACTTAGTCTCTCCTCATTTTCTATACTTTTTTTTTCCCATTTGAACAAAGTATAGCactttctttttcagattttcttttaattagttCAAGGCGGAAGCAAAGGGTTTATGTCAATTGTTGTGTCCTTAGTGCTGACTGACAGAGGCGGATCAAAGATTTAATTTCTATAGATTCAAGATTTAAGGATTTTAGCGTTGaaatcattatatttttaaagttatgagttcatatctactAATGGAAGGTTAATATTGACACTTGTGTTGTTAACTAACATTTTCAATTGCGAAACGTTATAGCATGTACTTGAAAGTTGGCAGCTTATTTACCTAATTGTTGTTCTTTTCTAGTTTCTCTTGCCCATTTGCTTCCCTCACAGCCACCACCACCACCCCAACAAcccccaaaaaaagaaaagaaaagaatgaccTGTTGCTAAGATTGATAGTATCAAATGAATATTGCAGACTtttgttaaaaaaagaaaaatgaatattGCAATTACAAGATTATTCACACTAGAGTATGagatcaaaaagaaagaaaaaaagggataAATGAACTTTTAATGTTGTTAACCACCATTACAAGTTTGTTAATGCGTTGGGCAAGGAGGACGCCAGAAGAGTTGCCAGTTAATATATAATAAACCATACCCAGCCATGGACAGGAATTATGCTTAAAAGACGAAAATTGTTGCGTTTCTCTTTTCCTGAAACACAAAAACAGTGAAAATGAAGCAGTGAAGAAGAGAGCATCTCCTGCTTTTATGCTAAAGGTACATAATTGTTCTAAAACAACTAGAAAGCTACATGCCTAATCTAAGGTCTAAAAGCCAAacacaaagaagaaaaaacataTCCAGAATTTACATCATGATGACTAATCATCAaccaacaaaaagaaaagacttcAGAATCCCCTATTCCTCGCATCCCTTCTCCAATCAGCTTGATACTGTCCCCTCGGTGACAATATTTGTGGCCTGTTTGGAACGTTTATTGGTGATTGTAAAGGCATAGCCATAGGTGTTGCCAAAGGTCTATGATGAGCCAAGAGCGGCCGCTGAAAATTATGGCCTAAAGGGTAAGGAGgacgctgctgctgctgctgctggaGTGGGGCTTGTGGCCGCCACTCCGGAATGTCATCGTCGTCATCATTCCACGGTTCAATTCCAATACCAACATTTGTAACTCTATCATTACTACTAGCTGTACCAGTTTGCCCATACTTAAGTACAAGTTCTCTCATCTGATCTACAGGGCGAGCGATTCTTGACCCATGAGACAAGTTTTGAGACGGATGCCTAGGCCTAGAAGCATTTATATTACCAGAAAAATTAAACTCAGGCAAATCATCATCATCACGAACTGCTTTGGGACCAAACCCAGGTGGGATATCATCATCATCGTCCGGGGTAGGATTGTGTTTCAAAGATACAGGTCCTTTAGGCATCAAATTTACATTAACGTTTCCATCTTTTTCATGCTGTCCTCTAGAAAACATCTGTTGTTTTTTCAAGCCGTGTTTATGGTGAGAAGAAGAGCTAGGTGATATCGTTGAACTTAAATGAAGTTTTCTCCATACAACTACACCAATTAGACCATTTTCAGTTGAATCATATAGCTCTCTAGGGTCTTTGGTAAAGTGTTTGCTTATCATATCAAGTAAGCGCGGTGGACACAAATATACTTCCACTCCAGGAGCTGGCTCCGCAAACCCCGGCCTCTCATCCGAAACGTATGAATCCACTGCCTAAAAAGATTATAAAAGACCAGATAAGCAAACGTAAAACCAATTGTTAATACTGCAGAAGAGCTGCTACAAATATAGTACCCAGAGTCCGTACCTCAGAAATGTTTGCTCGTTCAATCTCAGATGAGTTGTCCCTCAGAACAAATTGAACAACCTGCATTATGCAATATGATTAGcacaagtttgaagaattttaaTATCGCAATATGTAAAAGCACTAATTTTTTTTCTATGAAGAACTTAAGTAAAAGCACTACTTTCAAGACGTAATCTTGACCATTCATAATTAGGATCCATCAGTTTACTGGTACATCAGAAGTTAATCATCCACTTTTGGTTTAAAACGATGGTTAAGCCAAACAAGTTGAAAATTTGTATTTATCGCAGACTGAACACTTGATTTCACTAAAAGCTAAACATTGTGGGAAGTTGAGTGCAGCATTCAATTTATCTTTCTAAAATCTTGGAGCTTTTGATACGTCTGACACTGAAAAAACCTAATTAGAGAACGTTaaatgaacttagtcgagccttctgGAAAGATGATTAttcaactcaagtcattccaaccacggcataagaaaaaaaacaaaccATCCAGTAAATAATAAAAAGCTGGAAACGCGGAAAGGACCAATGCTTTGAAACAATCTGATTGAAATGGCTGTATTTTGGAATATACATTCTTAGTAAACAATGGAAGTcgtcaaaaaataaggaaaatctACACACTATCTGCAATAAGCTGCAACCTGAAGTATGAAATAAAAGACTAGCTAcagtaaaggaaagaaaatcatAAGATACCATGACTGCACGACTTCGTGACATAGGAAGCTCTTGAAGAAATTTCTCGAATGCATCAAGTCGAACTCTACCCTTGATCTCAAGAGAACTTGGCCACTCATTAGTTGGTGTCTTGTCACCACTGAAACAGAAGATAACAAAGAAGAAATGCCACTCTCTTGTTAGCACCACAGATAATGTTTTAATCAACACGTGCATTTTGAATGTTCTAGAGGGAGTTAAAAACAGAGAACAATGAAGGATATTTACTCGGAGACTGGATAATAGAGAACCCACTCGAGATTTAATGCAAAGTACTAAAAAAGGGTAAAGGAAAACTAATCCAAAGCAAGAAAGGCAAATGATGCAACATGCATTTAAATTGGTGTCAGTCTATTCGTCTGCAGAGAGAATTTTCAAGAACAAATAAAATTATCAAGGGGAACCAAAAAAAATAGCATGGCACTAAAACGAAAGAGATAACCAGCAGAGACTCAACTGTGATAACAGTGCGATAAAACATGTACTACAATAGAATGACATCAACAGATAGTAATTGCTCTACAGATGAAAGCTCTTTTAAAAAATATCCATACCTTCTAAACAAACCAAAGACTGTCACCAAGGATGAAATAGTAAGCTGGAGTGTCCCCTCCCAGATACTTGAAACTATAGAAGCGTTACCACGAGGTCCTGCCATCTTGATAGGTCTCTCAGCAGATTTTACAAGCGCATTACTAGTAGTAGTTACTTTTCTAACAACAGAGCCCCCTGTAGATACCAGGGACTCCTTTGGTTCGATGTGATTCTTGACCCCTTTATCTGCAGAAGCAACAGCAGGATTTTTAGAGGCTAGACCAGAATCCACAACTTTGTTAGGGTCGCCAGAGCTTTCTTTGTCCGGAGGAGGAGTGGAATTATTGTTTTCGGCTGGTAGGTTCTCAAAAGGAGGTTCAGAATTGAGTGATTCCATGAATTCGTCTAAGGAAACAATAGGAGGAAGAAATTCTGCATCCTTGAATTCTTCTACAACCATTCCCTGCATCAAATCAGCCCCATCAGCTGGAATTACCAAGCTATCAGACACATCTTGCTTTTCTGGCCTATTCTGTTGGCTGGTAACGTTTTCTTTACTTCCAATCTCAGCTGTACCAGAAGGGCTAGAATCTTTTCCCCTCTCTATCTTCGGGATAAATTGCGACACATTTGAACTTGCAGATATCTCAGCTGCAATGTTATTATCGTCCCGTTCAAAATCCACCTGATATTCACCCTTGTGAGTTTTCTTAACCAGGCGTCTCATGTCAACTTCACTATCAGGCAAAACTACCATTTgagcaagttcctcggcttttgCCACCCGCCACTGAGATAACTCCTTTGAAGCAAGCTCTTCAGCGGTCATTGAACATAACTTCTCCGGGGATATCTCACTGGACATCACTCTCTCTCGTAATTCAGGATTACTGCGATCTTTTAGGTTGAAGAGAAGAGACCTGCCCttctctttatattttttgttcaCGCCTCCAAATAATTTAAAAAGTTCGGCCTCAATTTTTAAAGCTATGTCCTGTGGAGATGATTTTGCATGCTCACCTTCATCTCCAACCATACCCTCATCAAACAAATTGGCTTTTTCAGCATCCTGGAGGAAGTCAGCTTCTCTTAACTGCATATCTAGATCCATCGCCCAAGTGAGACCATTCCCTTGCAGAAGTTCATCTTTGACAAAAAAGTTTTCGCTGAACGGAACATCATCCACATGCAATTCAAGTTCATCAGAGCCAGGTATAGAGTTTCTCATGCTCACGTCATCTTGAAGCCCATGAGATGAACTCTGACTGTCATTGGTTTTATCAACAGGGAAAGCGCCAGCTGAAGGAAGTACATCACCGGAGTTTTGATGCACATGATCATGTGAGACGGACGTTTGAGGTAGACCTTCACTGGCAGCTGTTGGAGCTGCATTCACCTGCGAAGGCTGAGAATCAACTGCTTCATTTGGATCCTTGGCAGCATTTACAACAGCATCTGGATTCTGACATGCCATAGCCAGAGCTGAAGCAAGAGATTCTCTCATTTTGGACCTCACAGCATCAGAGGACTCGGATCGAGCCTTGGAGTTTGGCTCAGCTTGAATTGTTCGTCCTTTTGGAGTCTGCGACCGCTGGGAGGCAGTTTTATTGGATATGGATTCATTTCGTGTCATTTTCTTGCTTGACGCGGGAAGACTTTGTGCACCTCCAGAAGTTGACTTTGACTGTTGCTGTCCGGGTTTCTTGATAGCAGAAGATTGCTGCGCAAAACTAGGAGATGTGGATAAAGAAGCTCCCAGTGCAGTGCGCTTATTTGGCATTGATGGCGTCTGAGGTGAAGAACCATGTACTGATGGTTCCATCCCAGCCTTCCGTTTGGCGAGTAACGAAGATTTCTGTGCACCTGGACTATTTGGCACGTATATATTATCTGCTCCCATCTGCTGATGTGACAGCATGAACTGCTGCGGATTCATTTTGGGTTCCATCTGTCCAAACTGATCCGCAGAAACCGATGTATCAAATCTGTTGGCCATAGGCTCATTTGCCCAAACAAACTGATGTGACGCAGAATTATTTGGCATGTGTCCGACAATCCTCGTTTGCATATGTGCTATGGTAGAGTCAGGATTACCAGAAACATGGTCCATCTGAACCAGCTGCCCATCAGGTGGTCCTGAGAACTGTTGAGAAACAAGATCACTGGACATGACAGATAAACAGAAGAGCGCATACAACGTCAAAATTATAGACAGAGTGCCCCTGCACTTTGCAGCAAAGACACTATGTTATTTACACCACCATCTTCCTCCAGACCTGACTTATTCGTAGCACAAGAGTATCCCTGCACTCAGAAAATAGCAGCAAAATAA includes the following:
- the LOC107810211 gene encoding uncharacterized protein LOC107810211 codes for the protein MSSDLVSQQFSGPPDGQLVQMDHVSGNPDSTIAHMQTRIVGHMPNNSASHQFVWANEPMANRFDTSVSADQFGQMEPKMNPQQFMLSHQQMGADNIYVPNSPGAQKSSLLAKRKAGMEPSVHGSSPQTPSMPNKRTALGASLSTSPSFAQQSSAIKKPGQQQSKSTSGGAQSLPASSKKMTRNESISNKTASQRSQTPKGRTIQAEPNSKARSESSDAVRSKMRESLASALAMACQNPDAVVNAAKDPNEAVDSQPSQVNAAPTAASEGLPQTSVSHDHVHQNSGDVLPSAGAFPVDKTNDSQSSSHGLQDDVSMRNSIPGSDELELHVDDVPFSENFFVKDELLQGNGLTWAMDLDMQLREADFLQDAEKANLFDEGMVGDEGEHAKSSPQDIALKIEAELFKLFGGVNKKYKEKGRSLLFNLKDRSNPELRERVMSSEISPEKLCSMTAEELASKELSQWRVAKAEELAQMVVLPDSEVDMRRLVKKTHKGEYQVDFERDDNNIAAEISASSNVSQFIPKIERGKDSSPSGTAEIGSKENVTSQQNRPEKQDVSDSLVIPADGADLMQGMVVEEFKDAEFLPPIVSLDEFMESLNSEPPFENLPAENNNSTPPPDKESSGDPNKVVDSGLASKNPAVASADKGVKNHIEPKESLVSTGGSVVRKVTTTSNALVKSAERPIKMAGPRGNASIVSSIWEGTLQLTISSLVTVFGLFRSGDKTPTNEWPSSLEIKGRVRLDAFEKFLQELPMSRSRAVMVVQFVLRDNSSEIERANISEAVDSYVSDERPGFAEPAPGVEVYLCPPRLLDMISKHFTKDPRELYDSTENGLIGVVVWRKLHLSSTISPSSSSHHKHGLKKQQMFSRGQHEKDGNVNVNLMPKGPVSLKHNPTPDDDDDIPPGFGPKAVRDDDDLPEFNFSGNINASRPRHPSQNLSHGSRIARPVDQMRELVLKYGQTGTASSNDRVTNVGIGIEPWNDDDDDIPEWRPQAPLQQQQQQRPPYPLGHNFQRPLLAHHRPLATPMAMPLQSPINVPNRPQILSPRGQYQADWRRDARNRGF
- the LOC107810210 gene encoding uncharacterized protein LOC107810210; translation: MGVDYYNVLNVGKTATDDDLKKAYRKLAMKWHPDKNPNNKKEAEAQFKQISEAYEILSDPQKRQVYDQYGEEGLKDMPSPGSSGNPRNAEDIFAEFFGSSPFGFGSAGVKSTRFSSEGSSLFGGFGGGENIFRTASDGTGATMPKKPPPVESKLPCSLEELYSGSTRKMKISRTVVDANGLLVTETEILTIDVKPGWKKGTKITFPDKGNEQLNQLPADLVFVIDEKPHDVYKRDGNDLIRNYTVTLAEALGGTTVNLTTLDGRELTIPVNEIVKPGYELVVEKEGMPITKEPGNRGDLKIKFEVKFPTRLTTEQRAALKRALGG